DNA from Corallococcus soli:
GAGGGGATGGTGTTGTAGCCCTCGCGCGAGCGCAGCACGATGGGCCGACCGTTGGACAGGAGCGCCACGCAGGAGTTGGTGGTGCCCAGGTCGATGCCGATGACCGGCCCCGTGCCCGCCAGCGTCTGCGGCGGCGTGAGGTAGATGGGGCGCGGCTGGCCATTGGCGTCCAGGGCCGGCGGAGGCGCGGGAGCCGTCGGCGCGGCGGCGGGCGCCAGCATCGCGGGGGCGCTCGGGGCGACGGGGGCGGGAGGCGCCTGACGCACGGAGGGCGGAAGCACCTCGGGGCGCGCCTGCGGAGGCGGGGCGACGGGGCGCGCGGGGGGACGCCCCACGGAGGAGGTGGGCTCGCGCGCCAGTTCCAGCGGGCCTTCGTCCATGGAGAAGTCGAAGTCGAACTCGGTGCTGCCACCGGAGCCCTGCGTGGGCGCTGGCGGCGTCAGCGGCTGGATGGGCGGCGCGATGGAGCGCCCCGTCGCGGACGCGGGCTCCCGCGACAGCTCCGGTGCACCCGGGCGGCCCGCGGTGGAGCCGGGCTCTCGCCCCAGTCCCGGCGCGGCGGTGCGACTGGCCGAGGACGCAGGCTCACGCGACAGCCCTGGCGCCGCACGTCCCGCGACGGAGCCTGGTTCGCGAGACAGCTCCGGCGCACCGGGACGACCGGCGGCGGAGCCGGGCTCGCGCCCCAATCCCGGAGCAGCCGACCGCCCCGTGGTGGACACCGGCTCACGCGACAGACCCGGGGCGGCAGGACGCCCACCGAAGGATCCGGGCTCAAGGGGCATCTCCGGAGCCACCGGACGTCCAGCGGCGGAACCGGGCTCACGTCCCAGTCCCGGAGCACCGGGACGACCCGTCGAGGACACGGGCTCACGCCCCAGCCCCGGAGCACCGGGACGGCCCGTGGAGGACACGGGCTCGCGTCCCAGCCCCGGAGCACCAGGACGTCCCGTTGACGACACGGGTTCACGCCCCAGCCCCGGAGCACCAGGACGTCCCGTGGAGGACACGGGCTCACGCCCCAATCCCGGAGCACCTGCACGGCCCGTGGAGGACACGGGCTCGCGTCCCAATCCCGGCGCACCGGGACGTCCCGCCGAGGACCCCGGCTCACGCGACAGCCCGGGAGCCGTACGTCCGGGCGAGGACGCGGGCTCGCGCCCCAGCGGCATGGGTCGGTGACGTCCGGGCGAGGACGCGGGCTCGCGCGCCAGCTCCAGCGGGCCGTCGTCCATGGACATGTCCAGTTCGAACTCGGTGCTGCTACCGGACGTCTGGAGCGGGGCCACGGGCGGCGGCGCGGGCTTCACCGCGGGCGGCGGTGCGACGGGCGCGACGCGAGGCGGCGCGGGCTCGAAGGCATCTGACATGTCCAGCTCGAACCCACCGGCGTCACCGGAGGCCGGGGATGATCCGTCATCCTCCACCGAGAAGCCCATGTCGATGGGCGCCTCATCGAGCGGCTCCCCCATCGCGATGGGTGCATCCCCCATCGGGACCTCGAACTCGAAGTCGAGTCCGGGCAGCGGCTCGTCACCGTCCGCCAGCACGCCCTGCACGGTGGGCGGAGGCGTGCCCGCGATGAGCTCATCCAGCGGGATGTCCACGTCGTTGGACGTGTCCGCCAGCGGCAGGCTGTCCTCGTCCTCGGGAGACCCCAGCGAGAACGGCTCGTCCGGGGTCCCGAAGGAGAACGGCTCATCCGCCTCGGGAGGAGGGCTCGCGGGCGCTTCGATGTCGTCGAAGAGCGAATCGAGCGCGACGCCGCCCGGAGCCTGCGGCGCGGGACGCGGCGGTGCGGCGACAGGGGGCGCGACCGGGGCGGACCGCTGCGGCGGCGCGGCGACGGGGCGCTGCGGGGCGGCGGCCACGGGCGCGACGACGGGCGCGATGGACGGCAGCGCTGACACGGGGGCCACGGGGGCCGGAGCCCCAGCGCCCGGCTTGCGCTGGAGCATCAGCTCCACGAGCGCGCGGCTCGCCGTGTCCAGTTCCAGGAACTGCAACCCCATGCCCGGAGGACCGGCGGGGTCGTTCACCTCGCGCACCCAGCGCACGGTGGCGCTGCCCTGGAGCACGCGCACGCCGTTGGCGATCTGCACCTCGAAGCGCACGGGCGTGCCCACCGGCTGCGGCGTGCGCGAACGGATGAACATGCCGCCCGGGCTGAGGTTGGTGGCGAACTCCTCGGTGAAGCTCCCCACGGACTCATGCTTGAGCTTCACCAACAGACCGACCGACTTGCGGTCCGTGGTACGCCGACCTTGATCCATGGGTCGGCACTGTCGCGGCCCGGGGCCTTTCCCTCAAGGGGCTTCTGGTTCCTCGGTCGCCCGTCCGGCATCCCCGCAGGACCCCAGGTGCGCCTGCAACTTACCTGTATGTCCCGGCTATCCTGGGACTTCGTTTCCTGAACGAGGAAGTCCGGGTCCGCCGGATGGGAGTCCTCCGATGCAAGCGGTTCCCCAGTTCGCCCCGGTTCCCCTGCAGGCGCGGTGGTTGGTGGACCGACGGCATGACCTGCTCTCCACGGTGGGAGGGCTGGGCGCGAGCCTGGCGCTGATGGCGTTGCACGTCCTGGGGGGCGTGAGCGGGCCGCCGCTGTGGTGGGCGTGGGTGCTGCTGTTGGATGGGCCGCACCTGTTCGCGACGGTGTCGCGCACGTACCTGGACTCGCGCGAGCGGAAGACGCGGTCGCACCTGTTGTGGGGCAGCCTGGGCTGGTTCGCGGCGGGGCCGACGGTGTTCGGGCTCTCGGTGCTCGTGGGGCAGCGCTGGCCGTTCGCGGTGTTCGTGACGCTGGCGGCGCTCTGGGCGTACTGGCACGTCGTGCGGCAGCACTACGGCATCATGGTGCTCTACCAGCGCAAGGCCGGTGAGAAGGACGCGTGGGACCGGCGGCTGGACAGCCTGACGCTGTACGAGGGGCTGCTCGCGCCGTTCGTGGCGTTCGCGCTGACGCATCCGGGGGCGCGGCGGCGGCTGGGCCTTCCCGCCGAACCGACGTGGGAGACCGCGGTGGCGCACGCGTGCTTCGCGCTGGTGCTGACGGTGGTGGGCGTGCTCGCGACCCGGCAGGTGTGGCGCTGGCGCACGGGGCGCGGGGTGAACGGGCCGAAGCTGTTGATGCTGGGCGCGGCGCTGGGGCTGACGTCGCTGGTGTTCTGGCCATCGGTGTCGCGGCGGATGGACTTCTTGATGTTCACCGTGGCGGTGACGGCGTTCCACAACGTGCAGTACCACGGCATCGTCTGGTTCTTTCACCGCAACCGCTACCACGCGGCCGGCGTGGACCGCGCGGCGTTCGGCTGGGCGCCCCGGGTGAGCCAGCGGTTCATCCTCTACGCGCTGTGCGGGCTCGCGTTCACGGTGGCGTACCGGACGCTGGGCTGCGGCATGGGCGTGCATCCGGGCTGCGGCGCGTTCGACACGAAGGTGGCGCTGGGAGGCTCGGGGCTCACGCTGCGGGACTTCATGGAGGGGTTCATCTGGGGCTTCGCCCTGCACCACTACTTCCTGGACCAGTACATCTGGCGCGTGCGCAGGGACGCGGGGCTGAACCAGGACCTCAAGCTGGGCACGGCGACGACCTGACACCCGGGCCGCATGGCGTGTCAGAGCTGTCCATATTATCTGTACACCATGGCCAGCAAACATCGACGGCGCACTCCGCCCCGCCCCGCGAGCGCAAGGCAATCCGCCACTCACAAGCGGGCCCTTCCGCTGGCCGTCCCCGTAACGGGACTGGATGCAACGCTGCCCATCCAGCGCATTCCGCTGAGCGAGGCGCGCAGTCAGCTCAGCGCCATCGTGCAGCGAGCCGCTTCCCAGCGGCACCTGACCGCCATCACCGTGCACGATGAGCTGAAGGCGTATCTCATCGCGCCCGCGCGGCTGGAGGCCCTGCTGAAGGCGGAGCGCCAGTCGCGCCCTTCGGGAAAGCGGAAGCCGAAGCTGCGCGGCTCCCTGCGCATCGTGGGCGACCTGGAGGCGCCGGGTGAAGGCCCTGGCGAACGACTCCAGCGCTCAGCGTTGGCCTCGGCGGAGGGGTTGGACCTTGAGTGAGGGCTACGTGCTCGACACGAACGCCCTGCTCTTCTACGCGGGGGACCAGCTCCAGAAACTTGGCCCGAAGGCGAAGCGCGCCTTCACCGCGTTCGAGCAGGGCCGCGGCTATCTGATGGTGCCCGCGCCCGTCGTCCTGGAGACGTGGCTGCTCGCGCAGGGCGGCAGGCTGCGCTTCCCCACCACCCTGGATGCATGGTGGGCGGACATCGCCCGCCCGGAGCTGGTCCACGAGCCCATGAGCGAAGCGGATGTCCGGGAGGCGGCCCGGCTCG
Protein-coding regions in this window:
- a CDS encoding TIGR02266 family protein, whose product is MDQGRRTTDRKSVGLLVKLKHESVGSFTEEFATNLSPGGMFIRSRTPQPVGTPVRFEVQIANGVRVLQGSATVRWVREVNDPAGPPGMGLQFLELDTASRALVELMLQRKPGAGAPAPVAPVSALPSIAPVVAPVAAAPQRPVAAPPQRSAPVAPPVAAPPRPAPQAPGGVALDSLFDDIEAPASPPPEADEPFSFGTPDEPFSLGSPEDEDSLPLADTSNDVDIPLDELIAGTPPPTVQGVLADGDEPLPGLDFEFEVPMGDAPIAMGEPLDEAPIDMGFSVEDDGSSPASGDAGGFELDMSDAFEPAPPRVAPVAPPPAVKPAPPPVAPLQTSGSSTEFELDMSMDDGPLELAREPASSPGRHRPMPLGREPASSPGRTAPGLSREPGSSAGRPGAPGLGREPVSSTGRAGAPGLGREPVSSTGRPGAPGLGREPVSSTGRPGAPGLGREPVSSTGRPGAPGLGREPVSSTGRPGAPGLGREPGSAAGRPVAPEMPLEPGSFGGRPAAPGLSREPVSTTGRSAAPGLGREPGSAAGRPGAPELSREPGSVAGRAAPGLSREPASSASRTAAPGLGREPGSTAGRPGAPELSREPASATGRSIAPPIQPLTPPAPTQGSGGSTEFDFDFSMDEGPLELAREPTSSVGRPPARPVAPPPQARPEVLPPSVRQAPPAPVAPSAPAMLAPAAAPTAPAPPPALDANGQPRPIYLTPPQTLAGTGPVIGIDLGTTNSCVALLSNGRPIVLRSREGYNTIPSVISLSAQNKLLVSHRAKNQLVLRPAHTIYGAKRLVGRPYDSAVVKQVRERFHYEITPDAAGRAAVRLGNDVLSLEEVQGIILRECKEMAETHLNQKVERAVVTVPAYYSEPQREAVRKSGTMAGLKVERILNEPTSAALAYGLNRELNKKVLVYDLGGGTFDATILRIEKNVFEVLGTGGDIFLGGIDFDNLIVDFLLERFQEKEGIAFNGDGIALSRVGDAAERAKMGLSERSTFEVHIPMLMMDDAGKPRDLRVMMTRQDLEKICDPLLNRTIDVVRDVLLDSKLRAADVDDIILVGGMSRMPLVREKLKGLFGKNAQASVNADEAVALGAALYSGSVDKVSSVVLIDVLPMTIGVAMPGGAFKRVIERNSPLPSQRSFAISTSQDNEERMELSIFQGEDNHISANEYLGTVRVEGLPRGPKGSVRVAVTLKLDSECVLHVEAREYSSRKEVKATLATRYSPEELQKQLQVSKEAVNAAEERRGADLKDRAGRFWGFVKKALGRK
- a CDS encoding type II toxin-antitoxin system VapC family toxin; this encodes MSEGYVLDTNALLFYAGDQLQKLGPKAKRAFTAFEQGRGYLMVPAPVVLETWLLAQGGRLRFPTTLDAWWADIARPELVHEPMSEADVREAARLDWEHRDPFDRLIVAVARRLGLPLLTRDSTITDWAQSTGGIEVAW